ATGGTTTAGTGGTTGAACCTTTTCACACAGACTACAGAGActtgtctctgcactgaacagctccttcaccGTAAGTGTGTAGGAGCGgtatcgcaggtccttccttcctgctgctgtgagactgtttAACACGCActgctctcagtagaacacacacacacacacacacacacacacacacacacacacacacacacaaacacacacgactcaacaactgtaaaaaataattcactggcATGAAATAACAAATTGtgcaatatttgtatttattctccatgtgaaaatattgctactgctctgtatatagaatgtatacatcttttttttatatcttgtacatacctattgcttttttacatttctttaaatattctTCTATCAACTTCGCcgctgtaatgtccaaatttccccattgtgggacgaataaaggtatatcttatcttttcGTGTCTCCCCGTGTGTGGGTCGAACACAGGTTGGACGGACAGCGCGAGTCCCCCAGCTCgacagggggcagcagagatgCACAGAGCGCATGAACAACGCAAAATGCACACGAGCTAAATGACGTCACTGTTTCAAGGGGGGTTGGGTGTAGGTGTAAACAAGGAGATAAAGACGAGACCCCGGTGCTTGTGCCTTCTCAGAGTAGACGGCGGACAAGGCGACGGTGGCTCGCGTTACACTAGCTGAAGGCTCGGTCATCACATCTGCCCGGTGAGTTACGTTGATTAGCGTAATATGCAGTCGGTGCTAActcggctaacgttagccaacCAGACGGTCTGGATGTCGGACAGCTGTCTGTCAGTGTTAACTTAGAAAGTGAGCGTCAGCGGCTAGTTCGTGAGTGTTTTATCAGAAGGCAGCTTCGCGACAGGGTGAACTCTGTGGCCTCCTCGCGTCAGCTCACTTGCATAACTGCACAACGCGTGACAACTGTCTGGCTAATGTTCGTCTGAAGCGGATACACGTCGGTTGCAATGAGAGGGGGCTGATAGTCAGCTCAGTCTGTGGACCGAGGCAGGAGAAGTATGAAAGATTGTCCTTTTATTCTGCTCTGTTCATGTCTGATGTAAAGATCACATAGTGTCGTCTTCTTCGTCAGCAGTGATTTAACCCATTGTGTCTCGTtgatttcagtatttttctgttttgttttgtgtgtttttgtttagaaATGCAGTCTGTGGTTAAACATAACTTCCATGCGGAGAGCGAAGGAGACATCAACAAGCTCGTCAACCTGAAGCTCACCGCGTCCTACACCTTCCTTTCTCTGGTACGATTTCCAGTCGCCGTATGTCAAACAGTGTTAGTTGTGTGCAACGCATATTGATAGATATTGCTCGAATTCTGTCACCCCTAAATATTTGTCTACGTGTGTGTACATCCTCCTTATAGGGGATGTTTTTTGACAGGGATGATGTGGCCCTGCCGAAATTCTCCAGTTTTTTCCTGGAGCGCTCCGTGAAGGAGAGGGAACAAGCGGAGAAACTGCTGGAATATCAAAACATGAGAGGAGGCCGAATTTTGCTTCAGACTGTTGCCGTAAGTCCAAAATTGTCCAATTTGCAGGTGGCAATTTTTCATCATTGACTTCATAATTTGTTTATTCAACTAAATATCAACTTTGTGTTCCAGAAACCAAGTAGAGAGGATTGGAGAGGTGGTCTGGATGCTATGTCATTTTCCCTCGACTACCAGAAGTCCCTGAACACTTGTATCCTTGATGTGCACCGCAGGGCTGGCATCAACACCGACCCCCACGTACGTCTGGCACTGTTAGATAACACTGCTGTTTGTCCTGAGGCCGTTGTTGAGCTGCAAGATGGTGTCAATGATAAAACAGCTACACTGTTGAACATTAAAATTCCTTTTTTGTAAGAGAGTTAAATAATAACAGTGTCGAATAATTGAGGGATGTTTAATAGTctataaaataataactgtcctaatttattcatcacctttttaaataataatttcacgTTACTCACTTTGTCCCGTTTTGCCTCTGTTGTAGCTGTGCGACTTCCTCGAGCAGCATTTCCTCAGCGACAGCCACGAAACCATCAAGAAGCTGGGCGATTACATTGGAAGTCTGTCCCGCCTCACTTCATCTGAGACACACGGTCCTATGGGAGAATACCTCTTCgataaacacacactgtaaagtTCACAGCAACACAAGTTCCAAAAAGACAGCATTTTTTACACTACATTCTTGTACCTAGGGGCAAAAGAGAAGTTCAAAGTAAAATTACCAAAAATACCTCAGTTTtgcttgaaagaaaaaaaattcccgTTCTCACTGACATGGTGCTAAATACTTCAATTTTAGAAAGCTGTTAAAATGAGTCACTCTTGCATGTGTCACGCATTCCACTCTCAGGTTTTAATGTTACCTTCAGagttgttttgtaaaattgcaTACTAATTGAATACAATCAAAATGTCACTTGAAAGATCATGGAGACACTGAATAAAATTAGATTATGAtgacactgtttttgtttgtgtttttttaaagccagtTTAACAGTTCATGTCTATGTCCAACTGAGTGTTCTGCAAATGCGTACATTGTGTGCTTTCACTAATGTTATGGCTGTGTCTATAGAACACTAAAGATAACGGCGGGACTTTGCTTACTCACTGTGGGGTGGTAGCCTAGTGTTTAACATTTAGCAACCAGTCATCTTGTGGTTAAAAATGTTCATGCTGCCTCTTAGTAAATTATACGTTTCATAAGATTCAGTTGAAGTGTGTCAACAGACTACATCGGAGGCAGATGTATTTCCTACTTCACTCCGTTGCAATTTAGTGACACGGCATAAAAACACCATTGATaaattaatgcaaatgttgtATAAGCTGACCACAAAAGCCATATGCTGACAAGACTCTTACACACTTTCGGGGAATAAAACAGCCTAGCAACAAATAATCTAATGctctgaatattaaaatgtttgttattgTGGTGGTGCGTTTCGTTTCCCTCTGCTGGTTTAGTAAGTTACCCATTGGATGAGGCTGTCTTATGGTGGATTGGAGCCACTGAGTTCTCCAGATGTGGCAGTGCAAACACACGGCAGCGTACCTGGGGATTACAGTTCAGAGTGCTCTAAATACGGGTATGTGTTCTGTACAGTAAAATGGTAAGCCAAGGGATGGCGAGGCTGGAATATCCACTTGAAATGCAAGTTGTAGGTAGATTTGACGATTGACTGCGAGGACAGCTATGTTGAGGGGATTAGTGAAGAGCACTACCATCTCTTCAGCCTAATGGATAAACACAAGGACCACTGCCATGCGTCATCAGTCTAATGCAGAGTTATTtttcatggtttaaaaaaaaaaagaaaagcctcagattgttcagtgtgtgttaaaTTGTTAACATTGGAGCAGTAGTGTAAGAAAAGCCGACTGTCGCTCTTCATGCATCTTCATTCAGAGACATAGAGCAACAGATGTGTTTTCAGCATTCTAATATCGGGCAGAAGgttgggggggggattaaatCCCAACACTGCCCTAGTGATTTGCCAGTGCTTTAGCTTTGATGGAAACGGTTGCAAAGAGCCAGTCAGAGTCAACAACATACCGAAGGGACGATGGATGCATGAGGGCTCCAACAGGCCAAAAGGGAAGCAACAAGAACTATATTTTTCCACCAATTAAAGTTGCTTCTACAGCTCTATCGATATAAGGGAaattaaaggaacatttcaacaggtaagataaatatttttagatagatagattgatttttgatattgatcccaaactgggaagtTCCAGTATTCATACAATTGTAAACATTTCTGATTTGATcaggtttgcaaaaaaaatttaccAATGAGAAAAGCTGGACTTTTTGagaattaattttgttttactttaattaAATCACATTTGGCTTTGAACACATCTACTCAAAGAAGTGGTTGAATTGACTGGTTCTTTCGATTTGAATGATTTTCCTTGTTTCCTATGAATCTGAGCTTAATTCAAATAATAGTCATAACCCCAATACCACCACCATAAGAGTTACTTAGATATGTAAATCCATTCAGTATTTTCCTGCAGCTACAGtaagaaaaatgtgacaaatcaATTTTAGAAATTTCTgatgaaagaagaagacatttttgtcatttaaatgtcacttcatgtacagtatagtcTCAAAATTGTAATGTTCTTATATAAATAAGAATATGGGGACATATATTCATGAAAACTACAAATAACCTAAGCAGGGTTTTCACCAGTCTTGGCCATAGTACACTGggcaaaaggaaagaaaattcAGGGAGGGAACCATCCCCAATTCATTTAAGCTTTGGGGATCTGGGATTTTGGATTAATATTGTAGTCCTAGCCACCAGATTTTAATCCAGTTTtatgcagagacagagatgcgGGATGGGAGGAACGGGGGAGTGAAAGCGTGGTCCATGGGGCGGGGGAGATGGCAGAGAGAATGAAAGTAACAGAGGGATTAGGGTCAGCCATGTTGGGCATCTGGCTTAGAGATGTCCAATGCTCTTGTACTGTATCGCAACACATGGACACAGGAATTACACAAAGATGTGTTAACGGTCGCTGTAGGGGCCAACTTGACAGAGAGCATAACGAACCAACGCAATGAAAATAACTGCTCTGGCTCGGCCATTTCACAGCCAACATGAGGTTGGTCAGCATGGTGGTCCGGGCCCAGAGGGCCGCAGAGCCATTGGAACCGGAGTCGGAGGAAGCAACAGAGCCGGTTCACCATGAGCACTCCCATCCAGAACATCACGAGCCCTCCCATCCAGAACATCACCCTGGCCATGACTACAGCCACATGAAGGACAAGTTCATGAATGAAATTCATCACCTGCCAGGTGAGCCAACTCTCGGAAACAAAACTTATTTTGACGTGTTGAATTACAAGTGTGTATCGTTGGTCATTTTTCAGAAGAGAGAATCCACCCCATATACAGATGTcgtataaatatatgaatataatttcatatttgtattgACCTTTTCCTGATTCTTAAAGGATCAAGATAGTGTATATTTGATGGGAAAATTCCTACACTGAGTTACTGACAGACTGCTTATGACTTATTTGAATCTAGGCAGAAACATGAAATTAGAACTGTTTTCCCTTCTCGTTAACGACCACTGATTACTGCCTTGAATAAAGCGCTTAATGATAAACTGCGTCAGTGGTGCTGGTGGCTGTGGTCGAATAGTGGCGCTCCCAGCTCGGAGTGTGTTATTATCTGATTGTGGAGAAGCGTGTAGTTGACGACCTAGGTGCAGTCTCAGCAAACCGTCCCCAGGTTTCCCTGTAGATTTTATTGTGCATTAAGAACTTGCTTGtgtttccaatcttggggaagCCAGTTTATGGTCATGATATTGCTGGAACTGATTTAGATTATAGGAGTAACCTGACTCATCTGAGTTCTTTGACGTAGTCTCAAGATGTGAAAATTCCAACAGGCCAGACCAAAAAGCTTCTACAAAGCCTTTGATAGAGAGGGTAGTGTTTGTAAAGTTGTCTAAGTAAAGATCagattcaaacacatttttttgtttgttttgttgggaATTTTGTCGCTATTGTTGTTTGGATATCAAGATTTTCCcacattttgtcacagtatGTAACTTTGAATGTAAGGGACATCAGCTGGTCTGCTATCCGCTCCTTTTTGTCATAATAGGAGTACCCCAATTCTGTAGTGAATACTGACAAATTGGTACAcaaatttttcttttgcagttcCCATGTGGGCAGTAGGAGCCATTGTTGTGGTTGTCCTGGTTCTGGTGGCATGCTGCgtcttctgtcttttcaaaaaatgctgtgcgaaaaagaaaaaaccaaagaaagtgagggagaggaagacaggtCGCCGCAAAAGGGACCAGGAAGGCGAAGGAGAGGCTGGAGAGAAGGTTTGTGACTTCCAGTAATTTAGAACTGCATAATCTTATCTGATCTTCATGATGATTACCCAATGCACTGGTGTTATTTTAATCTTGTAGGAGGGAGAAGTGAagaaggaaggggaggaggaggagaaagaacagGAAAAGTTGGGAAGGCTGGAGTTCTCCTTGGACTACAACTTCACAGATACCCAGGTAGGTcctatgtgaaaataaaataatttgtgttaGCGATTGGAAGACTATGACCATCATTAACtaatttgtatgtatttttcatgacaaATTAAAACTTTACCTTCACTGGTCGTTCTGACCCTTTTCCCCTGAAGCTCATAGTGGGAATCCTTCAGGCGCAGGACCTCGCTGCTATGGACATGGGGGGGACGTCAGACCCTTATGTCAAAGTCTTTTTGTTGccagacaaaaagaagaagtacGAGACCAAAGTGCAACGCAAGAATTTATGCCCTGTCTTCAACGAGACTTTCATCTTCAAGGTACAGTTGGCCTGacattgttcttcttttttgtttttatgttctgTATTATTGCCAggatttgtacattttgttctaGAACTGCCTACTGTCTCCCTTCACCTATAGCACATCCCAACGTTGTAATAACCTCTCTTTCCAGATCCCATATGCAGAGTTAGGTGGGAAGACTTTGGTGCTGCAAGTTTTTGACTTTGATCGCTTCTCCAAGCATGATATGATTGGTGAGATAAAGATTCCCATGAACAGTGTTGATCTGGGCCAGCCAATGCAACAATGGAGAGACGTGGAgagtggagagaaggaggaggtatGATATCCCAtttaattatctttaaaaaattttttataGATTTAGATGGTAAATGTTTGCATTGATAAACAATActcaaaaaattatataatataaaatatattgcatTTAATATATTGGAAAATTAAAGTAATCCATACTTTTTCCTTGCAGCAAGAAAAGCTGGGTGATATTTGCATTTCTTTACGGTATGTGCCCACTGCTGGGAAGCTGACCGTGAACATCATGGAGGCAAAGAATCTGAAGAAGATGGATGTGGGAGGCTTGTCAGGTAATCTTGACTCTtgctatttattcattttatctCGGATGTTTCTTTCATGTCTCATTAAATCGTAAAATGGACATGTGTGACGTGAAGAAGTAAAATTGCACCCCTTTTCCAAAAGATCCATATGTGAAGATTGTCCTACAGCAGAATGGAAAACGcatcaagaagaaaaagacaacagtCAAGAAAAACACTCTGAATCCATACTTTAACGAAAGTTTCAGCTTTGAGGTTCCCTTTGAGCAGATACAGGTAGGCTGTCATCACATCAATCATCAGCTTTAACTGTCTGCTGAATGTACTGCTGATCTGTGgggattaataataatatttgataacacatttatattttttgttcttcagaaaGTGCAGGTTGTCATCACCGTGTTTGACTATGACAAACTTGGGAGCAATGACCCCATTGGAAAGACTTTCATGGGTTATGGAGCTACAGGAGTAGGCCTGCGCCACTGGTCAGACATGCTGTCGAATCCCAGGCGTCCAGTGGCCCAGTGGCACACGCTCCTGCCCGAAGAAGAAGTCGACGCGGCAGTCAAAGCAAAACCTCGCTAGAGTCACACCTGTCTCCGTTCAGAAAACACGCTGTTgatatgtttttctgtgtgctgACCCTGATGTTCTCTCAATTTGCACGCTAAATTCTCCAtacactttgttttctgtttttgaggTACTGTAACACGTGTGTACGAGTGCTTGTGCGATGTACCGATGTGTTTTTTGTTCGAGATTTGGTTGTTATTAAAAGCCCTGCCCCCCACCTATGTACCCCTTATACCTGTAAATCAATATGAATCTACTTGTAtacatggaaaacacaaaaatgatgaGGTGAATCTTTCGTGTATGCTCTTGCATGGGCCTAGTAAAAGAAATGTGGCATAAAGGAAAGATCTCGAGATTGCTCTTACCTTCAATTGAATGAAATGCAATGGGTTTCAATTTTCTTACTGTATTGCTGTAGGaagcaatggaaaaaaatcaaattgtaCAAATTCATTTCGAAGACTATTTGAGGAACGTATGGTGAAGAATATCATGGAGACATATTATTCCAACAATAGTATATAATGGTCTTTCCGGTTAAACATAGATACGTGTACTAATCAAACTCAAATATATCACCGGTGCGTTGTGTCCGACATGTTTGAAAACTGTTGCCTAGCAACGGGACCTAAACTTTCTATCGAGGCGGTTAGCTGCAAACTTCACCCAGACGATAAGAAAGGCTGTGAGGTGAGTTTtccccattttattttatttattataaaccAGTGGTAGTATCTGCTCACAGCCCGTGACAGGCGTTATCACCACTTTGGTGTTACAAGCAGCGTTGTCCCCCCTGGACAACAGCCACAGTCAGAAACTAGCTAACAGGTGCCTTAGCTAACCTTAGCTAAGGCTAGATAGCTTTCGTGCtgagcttacacacacacatttacacacctTCTAGTTTTCGTAAGTGCATCCCTCTGCGACCGAGCTGCCGAGCCCGCTAACCTGCGTCTTCTGAATTCAATTAAAAGTTTCACAGTAGGTCTTCtcgctctgtgattggtcgaatAGTCATACCTCTATGTCAGAGATACAGAAAATCTACCTGACCACAGCAATTGACCTAATTCTGATtggggtttggttttgttttcaccatgTGGGGCCAAAGGCCTTTTCAAACCTTTGATCACACAGTGACGTCAGACACGACATGAGTCAAGAAAAGGCCGGAATTAACCTGAACGAAATTGCACATCATTTATTAATGTAATACACAGAATTTCTAACTGAATGGTGTTTAATTGCCAtcacatataataataataataataatatatttgatttataaagcgcttttcatgtacccaaagcgcatcccatttatatatatatatatataacatataacatCCCATCacaattacccccccccccccaaagcgcatcccatttatatatatatatatataacatataacatCCCATCacaattacccccccccccccctcaaatcCCTGAGGAAGTGCTGCCTCCCTTGCCTCCCCTGCTTCCTGTTACTCTCTGTCGGTCATAATACAGGATGAGCGCTGGACGAGCCTCCGAGGGAGTTGGCTGTATCACCTGGTGGGGCTTCAGTCCCGCCCTCGACCTGATGCGGACAGGTGAGAGCCCACAGTGCAGCAGGAACTAAAATGATATACCAATTAATCGTTTCCGTCGAGTGACAACGATGTACACAAAACCAGGCAAATCAGTCATGAACACTTGAGACAGTCTGTATTTAATGATGTTAGATGTAGAACTGCATTAACAGGTTTAAGAATAGAAGCTAAACCTCTACAAATTATAAGTTATCTATCATTTAAGTATCTGCATAAAGACTaaataaacaagacaacaaaTCTGACCATGCACCTCTACCAACTTTTGATGCTACGGTCAAAATCTTGATTGGTCCTA
This Scophthalmus maximus strain ysfricsl-2021 chromosome 16, ASM2237912v1, whole genome shotgun sequence DNA region includes the following protein-coding sequences:
- the zgc:56095 gene encoding ferritin, lower subunit-like; the protein is MQSVVKHNFHAESEGDINKLVNLKLTASYTFLSLGMFFDRDDVALPKFSSFFLERSVKEREQAEKLLEYQNMRGGRILLQTVAKPSREDWRGGLDAMSFSLDYQKSLNTCILDVHRRAGINTDPHLCDFLEQHFLSDSHETIKKLGDYIGSLSRLTSSETHGPMGEYLFDKHTL
- the syt5b gene encoding synaptotagmin Vb, whose amino-acid sequence is MRLVSMVVRAQRAAEPLEPESEEATEPVHHEHSHPEHHEPSHPEHHPGHDYSHMKDKFMNEIHHLPVPMWAVGAIVVVVLVLVACCVFCLFKKCCAKKKKPKKVRERKTGRRKRDQEGEGEAGEKEGEVKKEGEEEEKEQEKLGRLEFSLDYNFTDTQLIVGILQAQDLAAMDMGGTSDPYVKVFLLPDKKKKYETKVQRKNLCPVFNETFIFKIPYAELGGKTLVLQVFDFDRFSKHDMIGEIKIPMNSVDLGQPMQQWRDVESGEKEEQEKLGDICISLRYVPTAGKLTVNIMEAKNLKKMDVGGLSDPYVKIVLQQNGKRIKKKKTTVKKNTLNPYFNESFSFEVPFEQIQKVQVVITVFDYDKLGSNDPIGKTFMGYGATGVGLRHWSDMLSNPRRPVAQWHTLLPEEEVDAAVKAKPR